In Topomyia yanbarensis strain Yona2022 chromosome 2, ASM3024719v1, whole genome shotgun sequence, one DNA window encodes the following:
- the LOC131679939 gene encoding uncharacterized protein K02A2.6-like — MEAVVEDELKRLEDLGVITPVTYVDWAAPIVADRTSPFVFEQIFTVLNSALESSSYPLPLPKDIFNRMGNCLMFSHIDLSDAYLQVEFDEESRKLITINTHKELYRFNRLSPQVKSAPGAFQQIMDAMLSGLSCTSPYLDDILVGGRTVEEHKQNLYRVLQRLKEYGFTVKFEKCRFFMRKM, encoded by the coding sequence ATGGAAGCCGTTGTCGAAGATGAACTGAAGCGACTGGAAGATTTGGGCGTCATCACTCCAGTCACCTATGTCGATTGGGCAGCACCGATCGTGGCGGACCGGACCTCCCCGTTCGTATTTGAGCAGATTTTTACTGTATTGAATAGTGCACTCGAATCAAGCAGCTACCCACTTCCACTCCCAAAAGACATTTTCAATCGAATGGGAAATTGCCTGATGTTTAGCCACATCGACCTGTCCGATGCATACCTTCAAGTCGAGTTCGACGAAGAAAGTAGGAAGCTTATCACGATCAACACCCACAAGGAGCTCTATCGTTTCAACCGACTTTCCCCTCAGGTCAAGAGCGCTCCCGGCGCTTTCCAACAAATCATGGATGCCATGCTGAGTGGCCTATCATGTACATCACCGTACCTCGACGACATCCTGGTCGGTGGTCGCACCGTCGAGGAGCACAAGCAGAATCTGTATCGTGTTTTGCAGAGACTAAAAGAGTATGGATTCACGGTCAAGTTCGAGAAGTGTCGTTTCTTTATGCGTAAAATGTAG
- the LOC131679940 gene encoding uncharacterized protein LOC131679940 has translation MIYGRHFVLQIDHKPLLAIFDSKHGIPPYTANHLQRWALTMLLYYFRVEYISTDHFGHADIHLRLINAYVKPDEEHIIVSIEIETVICSIVCQSIDRLPVFVKTISAETSKYRTLQKVVEFVYKGWLSDAKALSGTLEVQQLFARRDSLYFAQNVLMYGERIVIPKKLQQKVLE, from the coding sequence ATGATCTACGGAAGGCATTTCGTTCTTCAGATCGATCACAAGCCGTTGTTAGCGATTTTCGATTCAAAGCATGGTATTCCGCCATATACAGCAAACCACCTCCAACGATGGGCACTAACCATGCTTCTGTACTACTTCCGTGTCGAGTACATTTCCACTGACCATTTCGGACATGCAGACATTCACTTGCGTTTAATTAACGCGTATGTTAAACCCGACGAAGAACACATCATTGTATCGATTGAGATTGAAACAGTTATCTGCAGCATTGTCTGTCAGTCCATCGATCGTCTCCCTGTGTTCGTTAAGACGATATCCGCCGAGACCAGCAAGTACCGGACGTTACAGAAAGTCGTGGAGTTCGTATATAAAGGATGGCTAAGTGATGCAAAAGCTCTCTCCGGAACACTTGAGGTACAGCAGCTGTTTGCGCGTCGGGATTCGCTGTATTTCGCGCAAAATGTTTTGATGTACGGTGAACGGATTGTCATCCCGAAGAAACTACAACAGAAAGTCCTCGAGTAA